From a region of the Aeoliella mucimassa genome:
- a CDS encoding M1 family metallopeptidase, giving the protein MLQLRRWTIGWFLAACVLVVPALAEEHEHICRYCGQDHSLMFAAATESGDMGLKYAPDRVVDVKHIKIDVVPDFAKRTVAGTTTLTFAPISKPVEQVTLDAESLDVSNIESSVPLADYVLTDHKLTLLFATPLPVGEDVEVAITYSAEPKQGLYFRTPELGYPEEDTHLWTQGQTHEAPHWFPCFDYPNERSTTEVICTVPKEMVVVSNGKMLSDEVNEQGLKTVHWLQDKPHASYLVCLVAGKFHVLEDKHRDVSLRFFAQPTLAEHAANSFQDTRTIMEFYEAEIGMPFPWDKYDQATIRDFNSGGMENTTITTLTHTTIFSDETENIYSSRNLDAHEMAHQWFGDYVTCEDWAHLWLNEGFATYYTHLYAGHKLGRDEMNYGLWRDAKGRVLPQAEDSKPIVFRGYDNPWEQFDYRAYPKGSWVLHMLRSQLGKDLYRAGIKHYLEENGQSSVVTADLQAAFEEVSGRELDRFFDQWVFGAGTPKLKVRYKWLAKERLALVTVEQTHKVDDNTGLFEIPTTLRFVVDGKPVDHPVTINKEKHDFYVPLDEQPTLVRFDPEFTVLAEVDFDKPDAMVYTQLEAEDDMIGRLMAARVLGKKDNHKSVEALKETLNNDGYYGVRIERPSRSKSSAPTKRLPR; this is encoded by the coding sequence ATGTTGCAGTTGCGACGTTGGACTATTGGATGGTTCTTAGCCGCGTGCGTTCTCGTCGTTCCCGCTTTGGCCGAGGAACACGAGCATATTTGCCGGTACTGTGGGCAGGACCACTCGCTGATGTTTGCCGCCGCGACCGAAAGCGGCGACATGGGCCTCAAGTACGCTCCCGACCGGGTGGTCGACGTAAAGCACATCAAAATCGATGTGGTTCCCGACTTCGCCAAGCGGACCGTGGCCGGCACCACCACGCTGACGTTCGCCCCGATTTCGAAGCCAGTTGAGCAAGTGACGCTCGACGCCGAATCGCTCGACGTGTCGAACATCGAGTCGTCGGTGCCGCTGGCCGATTACGTGCTGACCGATCACAAGCTGACCCTGCTGTTTGCGACCCCGCTGCCGGTGGGCGAGGACGTGGAAGTTGCCATCACCTACTCGGCCGAGCCGAAGCAGGGGCTCTACTTCCGCACGCCGGAGCTAGGGTATCCCGAAGAGGACACCCATCTCTGGACCCAGGGACAAACGCACGAAGCCCCGCACTGGTTCCCTTGCTTCGACTATCCGAACGAACGCTCGACCACCGAGGTCATCTGCACGGTTCCGAAGGAAATGGTGGTCGTTTCCAACGGCAAGATGCTCTCCGATGAAGTGAACGAGCAAGGCTTGAAGACCGTGCACTGGCTGCAGGACAAGCCGCACGCCAGCTACTTGGTATGTTTGGTCGCCGGTAAGTTCCACGTGCTGGAAGACAAGCACCGCGACGTTTCGCTGCGGTTCTTCGCTCAACCAACGCTGGCCGAGCATGCGGCGAACTCGTTCCAAGACACCCGCACGATCATGGAGTTCTACGAAGCCGAGATCGGCATGCCGTTCCCTTGGGACAAGTACGATCAGGCGACGATTCGCGACTTCAACAGCGGCGGTATGGAAAACACCACCATCACTACGCTGACGCACACGACGATCTTCTCCGATGAGACCGAAAACATCTACTCGAGCCGCAACCTTGACGCCCACGAGATGGCGCACCAGTGGTTCGGCGACTACGTCACCTGCGAAGACTGGGCCCATCTGTGGCTGAACGAAGGCTTCGCCACCTATTACACCCATCTGTATGCGGGCCATAAGCTGGGCCGCGACGAGATGAACTACGGCCTCTGGCGCGATGCCAAGGGGCGGGTGCTGCCGCAAGCCGAAGACTCGAAGCCCATTGTGTTCCGCGGCTACGACAATCCTTGGGAACAGTTCGACTATCGGGCGTATCCCAAGGGTAGCTGGGTGCTGCACATGCTTCGCAGCCAACTCGGCAAAGATCTCTACCGCGCAGGCATCAAGCACTACCTCGAAGAAAACGGCCAGTCGAGCGTCGTCACGGCCGACCTGCAAGCCGCCTTCGAGGAAGTCTCGGGCCGCGAGCTCGATCGCTTCTTCGATCAATGGGTCTTTGGAGCGGGTACTCCCAAGCTGAAGGTTCGCTACAAGTGGCTGGCCAAAGAACGCTTGGCCCTGGTCACCGTCGAGCAAACTCACAAGGTCGACGACAACACCGGGCTGTTCGAGATTCCCACGACGCTGCGTTTTGTGGTGGATGGCAAGCCAGTCGATCACCCGGTTACCATCAACAAAGAGAAGCACGACTTCTATGTACCGCTCGACGAGCAACCGACGCTCGTGCGGTTCGATCCGGAGTTCACCGTGCTGGCCGAAGTCGACTTCGACAAGCCCGATGCGATGGTCTACACGCAGCTCGAGGCCGAAGACGACATGATTGGCCGTTTGATGGCCGCTCG
- the tmk gene encoding dTMP kinase, which produces MFFSFDGIDGVGKSTQIDLLCQWLTESGHQVTQCRDPGSTPLGERIREVLLATDDAVAIHRRSEMLLYMAARAQLVEEVIRPALERGEVVVSDRFLLANVVYQGHAGQLPVADVKTVGSVTIDGITPDAVFVLDLPVEEADKRMNRERDRMELQGDAFRRRLREGYLAEAATDPAVHVISAAEPIEKVHAVIRAIATKLMA; this is translated from the coding sequence TTGTTTTTTTCGTTCGATGGAATTGATGGTGTAGGCAAGTCGACCCAGATCGACCTGCTGTGCCAATGGCTCACGGAATCGGGTCACCAGGTCACGCAGTGTCGCGACCCGGGGAGCACCCCGCTTGGCGAACGCATTCGCGAGGTGCTGCTGGCAACCGACGACGCGGTAGCAATCCATCGCCGGAGCGAGATGCTGCTGTACATGGCCGCCAGAGCGCAGTTGGTGGAAGAGGTGATTCGCCCCGCCCTCGAGCGTGGCGAAGTGGTGGTGTCCGACCGGTTTCTGCTGGCCAACGTCGTGTACCAGGGACACGCGGGGCAATTGCCAGTAGCCGACGTCAAAACGGTCGGCAGCGTCACGATCGATGGCATCACCCCCGACGCGGTATTCGTGCTCGATTTGCCGGTGGAAGAAGCCGACAAACGGATGAACCGCGAGCGAGACCGCATGGAACTGCAGGGCGACGCGTTCCGCCGCCGGCTCCGCGAGGGCTATCTGGCCGAGGCGGCCACCGATCCGGCGGTGCACGTGATTAGTGCTGCCGAGCCGATCGAGAAGGTGCACGCAGTGATCCGGGCAATCGCCACGAAGTTGATGGCTTAG
- a CDS encoding helix-turn-helix transcriptional regulator has protein sequence MKDKRITRLLRLLKTLEQGGTHNAKHLAKVHGVSRRTIFRDLETLRDAGIRLRYNRKAESYSMAEPVPLNVGDLSIDEATALVTLANQMGDDRHVPFFTAAGLAARKLSGSLPRKTRDQLHEVADAVTIVPQGVANLNGKRKLFGELLEARRQRRVLRMEYASLTEWETISTKLRPYQLMYCRHSWYVVGRSSIHREVRTFKLARITELEILDEEYRLPRGFSLKRYLKNAWRIVPEGNKDLQVVIRFSPLVATNVAEVEWHPTQQLALQPDGSLLFEATVSGLNEISWWILGYADQAEVLRPARLRKLVGERAANMAKIYDR, from the coding sequence ATGAAGGACAAACGCATTACCCGACTACTGCGACTCCTCAAAACCCTGGAACAGGGTGGAACGCACAACGCTAAGCACCTGGCCAAGGTGCATGGTGTGAGTCGGCGTACGATCTTTCGCGACCTGGAAACACTTCGCGACGCGGGCATCCGGCTCCGCTATAACCGGAAGGCCGAAAGCTACTCGATGGCCGAGCCGGTGCCGTTGAACGTCGGCGACTTGTCGATCGACGAAGCGACCGCGTTGGTAACGTTGGCCAATCAGATGGGCGACGATCGCCATGTGCCGTTCTTTACGGCCGCCGGCCTGGCGGCTCGCAAGCTGAGCGGAAGCCTACCGCGCAAAACGCGCGACCAACTGCACGAGGTGGCCGACGCAGTGACCATCGTGCCGCAAGGGGTTGCCAACCTCAATGGCAAGCGGAAGCTGTTTGGCGAGCTGCTCGAAGCCCGCCGGCAGCGTCGCGTGCTGCGGATGGAGTACGCCAGCCTGACCGAGTGGGAGACGATCAGCACGAAGCTGCGTCCCTACCAGCTGATGTATTGCCGACATAGCTGGTACGTGGTCGGGCGGTCGAGCATTCATCGCGAAGTGCGAACCTTCAAGCTGGCCCGCATCACCGAGCTCGAAATACTCGACGAAGAGTATCGCTTGCCGCGCGGGTTTAGCCTGAAGCGGTATCTGAAAAACGCCTGGCGCATCGTGCCCGAAGGCAATAAGGACCTGCAGGTAGTCATCCGGTTCTCGCCGCTCGTGGCCACCAACGTGGCCGAAGTCGAGTGGCATCCCACGCAGCAACTCGCTCTGCAGCCGGATGGTTCGCTGTTGTTCGAAGCAACGGTCTCAGGCCTGAACGAAATCAGTTGGTGGATTCTCGGCTACGCCGACCAGGCCGAAGTGCTCCGCCCCGCGCGATTGCGCAAACTGGTGGGCGAGCGGGCGGCCAACATGGCCAAGATCTACGATCGATAA
- a CDS encoding TolC family protein, producing MSRHTLSNISLALVFLMLATGCQPMQPFYFHEDGDLSHYVDVSTDIEYPDVEEPKLDEVSQAQRPLSVKNMDNYEVWDLSLEEATRITMCNSQVMRQLGGRVLTNAPETISRTLINSSAITTTYDPALVETGNGQSYASSFDGIGVESALAEFDAQLDSSLLWQKNDNPVNFDPSSFGSFLAQDFQQDIGNLNVGLTKKTADGSTFRLSHSTNYDSNNNGNRQTPSDWETNFEAFFDVPLFQGRGAQYNRIAGHHSFEQYSANSPNSFDGVMIARIRTDQTLADFEGGIRNLMRDVEQAYWELYFAYRDLEARKQGLESSRATWARVNQLFLNGARGGSADRKAQAEAQFFQFRAQVEEALTNLFRAESRLRYIMGLSVSDGRLIRPSDEPTMARVDFDWAATSTEAMARRVEIRKQKWQIKRRELELIAARNHLLPRLDAVGRYRWLGAGDELINHDADPAASGRFAEGTSAFESLTSGDFQEWELGLQLSVPIGYRRQLNGVRHVQLLLARERALLQDLELEVSHQLGDSIRDIDYNYQVTQTRFNGKVAAEREVQAVALSESKGIVSLDLLLDAQRRQAEAESAYYRSLVDYNLSILEVHYRKGSLLDYNGVYLAEGTWPGKAHFDALRRARQRDASMYLDYGFTRPNVMSRGPVSQSLGTPQGMPYEGEVMEGPMMYEGEFQGEEVPMSEPTPAAPQDEWGASDTGASLQPAGAVQPAGYPSTASSPERVSQASYQMPAPQASITYATAQPATTQPTKTPQPMTGRSDEGQTHYPTTATPQNPGTGWNAQR from the coding sequence ATGAGTCGGCATACCCTCAGCAACATTAGTCTTGCCCTGGTCTTCCTCATGTTGGCCACGGGCTGCCAGCCGATGCAGCCGTTTTACTTCCATGAAGACGGCGATCTGTCGCACTACGTGGATGTTTCGACCGACATCGAATATCCCGATGTCGAAGAGCCGAAGCTCGACGAAGTCTCTCAGGCGCAACGTCCATTGTCGGTAAAGAACATGGACAACTACGAGGTCTGGGACCTTTCGCTCGAGGAAGCGACTCGCATTACCATGTGCAATAGCCAGGTCATGCGTCAGCTCGGCGGGCGGGTGCTGACCAACGCTCCCGAGACTATCTCGCGGACGCTCATCAATTCGTCGGCCATCACCACCACTTACGATCCTGCGTTGGTTGAAACCGGCAACGGACAGTCTTACGCCTCGTCGTTCGATGGCATTGGTGTCGAGTCGGCCTTGGCCGAGTTCGATGCCCAGCTCGATTCGAGCCTGCTCTGGCAGAAGAACGATAACCCGGTGAACTTCGATCCTTCGTCGTTCGGTTCGTTCCTGGCTCAAGACTTCCAGCAAGACATTGGTAACTTGAACGTCGGGCTTACGAAGAAGACTGCTGATGGTTCGACATTCCGCTTGTCGCACTCCACGAACTACGACAGTAATAATAACGGTAACCGCCAAACACCGAGCGACTGGGAAACGAACTTCGAAGCGTTCTTCGATGTGCCGTTGTTCCAAGGTCGCGGGGCTCAATACAACCGGATTGCAGGGCATCACTCGTTCGAACAGTACTCGGCGAACTCGCCCAACAGCTTCGACGGCGTGATGATCGCCCGCATTCGTACCGACCAGACGCTGGCCGACTTCGAAGGTGGCATTCGCAACCTGATGCGTGATGTCGAGCAAGCTTACTGGGAACTCTACTTCGCTTATCGTGATCTCGAAGCTCGTAAGCAAGGTTTGGAAAGCTCGCGGGCGACTTGGGCTCGCGTGAATCAACTGTTCCTCAACGGTGCCCGCGGCGGCAGTGCCGATCGCAAGGCTCAGGCCGAGGCTCAGTTCTTCCAATTCCGTGCTCAGGTCGAAGAAGCCCTGACTAACTTGTTCCGTGCCGAAAGCCGACTGCGTTACATCATGGGTCTGAGCGTGTCGGACGGTCGCCTGATTCGTCCGTCCGACGAACCGACGATGGCCCGTGTCGACTTCGACTGGGCGGCCACCAGCACCGAGGCCATGGCTCGCCGGGTGGAGATTCGCAAGCAGAAGTGGCAAATCAAGCGTCGCGAACTGGAATTGATCGCCGCTCGCAACCACCTGCTCCCACGCTTGGACGCGGTAGGTCGTTACCGCTGGCTGGGTGCTGGCGATGAGCTGATCAACCACGATGCCGATCCGGCTGCCTCGGGACGCTTTGCCGAAGGCACCAGTGCCTTCGAATCGCTCACTAGCGGCGACTTCCAGGAATGGGAACTCGGCCTGCAACTGTCGGTGCCGATTGGTTACCGTCGTCAGCTCAACGGGGTTCGCCACGTGCAACTGCTGCTGGCCCGCGAACGAGCCTTGCTGCAGGACCTGGAATTGGAAGTTTCCCACCAGTTGGGCGACTCGATCCGCGACATCGACTACAACTACCAGGTGACGCAGACCCGGTTTAACGGAAAAGTGGCCGCCGAACGCGAAGTACAAGCGGTTGCCCTCTCCGAATCGAAGGGTATCGTCTCGCTCGACCTGCTGCTGGATGCCCAACGCCGGCAGGCCGAGGCAGAAAGTGCCTATTACCGGTCGCTTGTTGACTACAATCTGTCTATCCTAGAAGTTCACTACCGCAAGGGTTCGCTGCTCGACTACAACGGGGTGTATCTTGCCGAAGGCACCTGGCCCGGCAAGGCTCACTTCGACGCCTTGCGTCGAGCTCGCCAGCGGGACGCCAGCATGTACCTGGACTACGGCTTCACTCGTCCGAACGTGATGAGCCGCGGGCCAGTGAGCCAGTCGCTCGGCACTCCCCAAGGCATGCCTTACGAGGGTGAAGTGATGGAAGGACCGATGATGTACGAGGGTGAGTTCCAAGGCGAGGAAGTGCCGATGAGCGAACCGACCCCAGCCGCACCGCAAGACGAGTGGGGAGCTTCGGACACCGGAGCCTCGCTGCAACCTGCCGGTGCGGTACAGCCAGCCGGGTACCCTTCGACCGCTTCGTCGCCCGAACGGGTATCGCAGGCGAGCTACCAAATGCCAGCGCCGCAGGCGAGCATCACTTACGCGACAGCTCAACCAGCAACGACGCAACCTACGAAGACACCCCAGCCGATGACCGGTCGCTCGGATGAAGGACAAACGCATTACCCGACTACTGCGACTCCTCAAAACCCTGGAACAGGGTGGAACGCACAACGCTAA
- a CDS encoding STAS domain-containing protein, whose product MAEVLQLTDDWRGEHYHRDGWLVIQLIPSGDGFADPLGLAEALWGTVADWQPPMMVLDLAQVTFMSSSLMGKLVQLHKRIAMAAGEFHVACLAPHPTEALHACRLHTVIPLFDSVEAAARLGVRS is encoded by the coding sequence ATGGCTGAGGTCTTGCAACTCACCGACGACTGGCGCGGCGAACACTACCACCGCGATGGCTGGCTCGTTATCCAGCTGATTCCGTCCGGCGACGGCTTTGCCGACCCGCTCGGGCTGGCCGAGGCCCTTTGGGGCACCGTGGCCGACTGGCAACCGCCGATGATGGTGCTCGACCTCGCTCAGGTGACGTTTATGTCGAGTTCGCTGATGGGCAAGCTGGTTCAGCTGCACAAGCGAATCGCCATGGCAGCCGGCGAGTTTCACGTCGCCTGCCTGGCTCCGCACCCCACCGAAGCACTGCACGCCTGCCGGTTGCACACGGTGATTCCGCTGTTCGATAGCGTCGAAGCGGCCGCCCGCCTGGGGGTGCGTTCGTAG
- a CDS encoding lysophospholipid acyltransferase family protein → MYRRSLPKLIWYRLTQWVIGGFSRFYFRLRRRGHHNMPPTGPVVVLSNHQSYLDPPMIGCFMPRPIAYLARDTLFRGILGPLIRAYDSIPIDRDGSGLGGIRATLKRIKLGDAVLMFPEGTRTPDGRLQSLKPGFIALVRRGKASILPVGIAGSYEAWPRGRKLPAPKKIALSYGEAIPPEAIAELDDDALLELVALRIATCFAEARQMAGYAKKDPAGE, encoded by the coding sequence ATGTACCGTCGCTCGCTCCCAAAACTCATTTGGTACCGCCTCACGCAGTGGGTCATCGGTGGGTTCTCCCGCTTCTATTTCCGACTCCGCCGGCGTGGACATCACAATATGCCGCCGACTGGGCCGGTCGTGGTGCTCTCGAACCATCAGAGCTATCTCGATCCGCCGATGATCGGCTGTTTCATGCCGCGGCCGATCGCCTACCTGGCTCGCGATACCCTGTTTCGCGGGATCCTCGGCCCGCTGATCCGGGCGTACGACTCGATTCCGATCGATCGCGATGGCAGCGGCCTGGGCGGCATCCGGGCGACCCTGAAACGCATCAAGCTGGGAGACGCGGTGCTGATGTTTCCCGAAGGCACCCGCACGCCCGACGGACGCTTGCAGTCGCTGAAGCCGGGATTCATTGCACTGGTGCGCCGCGGCAAGGCGAGCATCCTGCCAGTCGGCATCGCCGGCAGCTACGAAGCCTGGCCCCGCGGCCGCAAACTGCCAGCCCCCAAGAAAATCGCGCTGAGCTACGGCGAAGCGATCCCACCAGAAGCGATCGCCGAGCTCGACGACGACGCGCTACTGGAGCTCGTCGCGCTCCGCATCGCGACCTGCTTCGCCGAAGCCCGCCAAATGGCCGGCTACGCGAAGAAGGATCCAGCGGGGGAGTAA
- a CDS encoding tetratricopeptide repeat protein, with the protein MNMVLIACLGKQNKQYAVNSGVNACTRVNVCLLPVLLFTALTPWAASAEEVPPEFANCDTRPFEAVLLVPATPQDGPDKGVEVPAYRIVNCGKCREGEVWITDSATGWIPRDSVVPLSEAAAVLAAKLEKSPEDAQIYACLVQVNVLLNNDDESSRLLANMPLGIQNTVPIRYVRAMVSAAVQGDGQAVALELDLLLQEKNYDEYWFACLMPILNRCNLSAEHLEVLKSLSAGHLDQSTDLACIAEAFLLIAEGKYGPASKATGRILMLNPYFPNAYYLHAIALSGLRDTEEELRTLNKAIEIWPGHHHGYYLRGLHNQEAGALEQAEADFRSAVSLNVIEDYRFPFALAKVILARENRKFKKRDQAKVAEACELLKTLSDKTDHKNFDYEFAYALALYMHNDYGEALKAMDRCESMDPTARKLLAPIRIPTEERAKAAAEE; encoded by the coding sequence GTGAACATGGTATTAATAGCATGCCTTGGAAAACAGAATAAGCAGTATGCAGTTAATAGTGGAGTCAATGCTTGCACACGAGTGAATGTTTGTTTACTTCCGGTGCTCCTTTTCACGGCATTGACTCCCTGGGCAGCATCGGCAGAGGAGGTGCCTCCCGAGTTTGCCAATTGCGATACTCGACCATTCGAGGCCGTATTGCTGGTGCCAGCTACGCCGCAGGATGGCCCAGACAAAGGGGTTGAAGTTCCCGCCTACCGCATCGTCAATTGCGGTAAGTGTCGGGAAGGGGAGGTGTGGATAACGGACAGTGCCACAGGTTGGATACCTCGTGATAGTGTCGTGCCGCTATCAGAGGCCGCGGCGGTGTTAGCAGCGAAACTTGAAAAGAGTCCTGAAGACGCTCAGATTTATGCGTGCCTCGTTCAGGTAAACGTCTTGCTCAACAACGATGACGAATCGAGTCGCTTGCTTGCCAATATGCCACTTGGCATTCAGAACACTGTTCCGATTCGCTACGTGCGGGCGATGGTTTCCGCAGCTGTACAAGGCGACGGTCAGGCAGTGGCCCTGGAATTGGATTTGCTGCTTCAGGAAAAAAACTATGACGAGTATTGGTTTGCCTGCTTGATGCCTATTCTGAATCGGTGCAATCTTAGTGCCGAGCACCTTGAGGTTCTTAAGTCGCTTTCAGCGGGGCATTTGGACCAATCAACCGATCTTGCTTGTATCGCTGAGGCTTTTTTGTTGATTGCCGAAGGTAAATACGGACCCGCGTCGAAAGCGACGGGGCGCATTTTGATGTTGAATCCCTATTTCCCGAATGCGTATTACCTGCACGCGATTGCGCTGTCGGGGCTGAGAGATACCGAAGAGGAATTGCGAACGCTAAACAAGGCGATCGAGATATGGCCAGGGCATCACCATGGCTACTATCTTAGAGGACTGCACAATCAAGAAGCGGGTGCCTTGGAGCAAGCCGAAGCTGATTTTCGCTCGGCAGTATCGTTGAATGTAATCGAAGATTATCGCTTTCCATTCGCACTCGCCAAAGTGATCCTGGCGCGCGAGAACCGGAAGTTCAAAAAACGTGATCAAGCCAAAGTGGCGGAAGCGTGCGAGCTGCTGAAGACGCTTTCCGACAAGACCGATCATAAGAATTTCGACTACGAATTCGCCTACGCTCTTGCATTGTACATGCACAATGATTATGGCGAGGCTCTGAAGGCCATGGATCGATGCGAAAGCATGGATCCGACCGCACGCAAGCTGCTCGCGCCGATTCGCATACCAACGGAAGAGAGAGCAAAAGCGGCTGCTGAAGAGTGA
- a CDS encoding transposase, translated as MDEQAKRQRPTYSDEFKRDAVRLVVEEGYSFKAACEAVGVCDATLRAWHAKLAPPPEPCGDDATVEEMRAEIARLRKQLKRTELEREILKKATAYFAKEST; from the coding sequence ATGGACGAGCAAGCGAAGCGGCAGCGGCCGACGTATAGCGATGAGTTCAAGCGAGACGCGGTGCGACTGGTAGTTGAGGAAGGTTATTCGTTCAAGGCAGCCTGCGAGGCGGTGGGGGTATGCGATGCCACGCTGCGGGCCTGGCACGCCAAATTGGCTCCCCCGCCGGAGCCGTGCGGTGACGACGCCACGGTCGAGGAGATGCGAGCCGAGATCGCTCGGCTCCGCAAACAACTCAAGCGGACCGAACTGGAACGAGAAATCCTAAAAAAAGCCACGGCGTACTTTGCGAAGGAGTCGACATGA
- a CDS encoding IS3 family transposase, which produces MKYAWISEHRDSFPVALMCQLLQVSRSGYYDSVDRPRSKRSERTAKIHESVRQVFEASDTIYGPQKIAHELQQHEELETACRNTVASAMKEMGLKSRVRKRFTPTTTKADPSKQQAPNVLDRDFDAERPNQKWVTDITYLPTLAGWVYVAVVVDLFSRKVVGWSMSHSLATPLVSDALRQAIESRQPRTGELLHHSDRGCQYTSESYQRTLQTLGIECSMSRRGNCYDNAVAERFFWSLKHEWTKHYEYADLESARLSVFKYIDMFYNRQRLHPSLGYTPPEAFETDYAPTVAA; this is translated from the coding sequence ATGAAGTACGCCTGGATTAGCGAGCACCGCGACTCCTTTCCGGTGGCCCTGATGTGCCAGCTCCTTCAGGTCAGTCGATCGGGCTACTACGACTCGGTCGACCGTCCGCGAAGTAAACGCTCCGAGCGGACGGCCAAGATTCACGAGTCCGTACGGCAGGTCTTCGAGGCAAGCGACACGATCTATGGTCCCCAGAAGATCGCTCACGAACTCCAGCAACACGAGGAGTTGGAGACGGCCTGTCGTAACACGGTGGCTTCTGCGATGAAAGAAATGGGCCTGAAAAGCCGAGTCCGTAAGCGGTTCACGCCGACGACGACCAAGGCGGATCCGTCCAAACAGCAAGCGCCGAACGTCTTGGATCGGGACTTCGATGCGGAGCGTCCGAACCAGAAATGGGTGACCGACATCACGTACTTGCCGACGCTGGCTGGTTGGGTGTACGTGGCGGTCGTCGTTGATCTGTTTAGCCGCAAGGTGGTAGGTTGGTCGATGAGTCATTCGCTGGCCACCCCGCTGGTGAGCGATGCGTTACGTCAAGCCATCGAGTCACGACAACCACGTACTGGCGAACTGCTGCATCACAGTGATCGCGGTTGTCAGTACACGAGTGAGAGCTATCAACGGACCTTGCAGACACTTGGCATCGAGTGTTCGATGAGCCGCCGGGGCAACTGCTACGACAACGCGGTTGCCGAGAGGTTCTTCTGGAGTCTGAAACATGAGTGGACGAAGCACTATGAGTACGCCGACCTTGAGTCAGCACGCCTGAGCGTATTCAAGTACATTGACATGTTCTACAATCGCCAGCGACTCCACCCGTCGCTGGGTTACACCCCCCCTGAAGCATTCGAAACCGATTACGCCCCGACCGTAGCGGCGTAA